One genomic window of Solanum dulcamara chromosome 12, daSolDulc1.2, whole genome shotgun sequence includes the following:
- the LOC129875941 gene encoding protein SODIUM POTASSIUM ROOT DEFECTIVE 2 codes for MKDMFCASQAATAICLSMEELGSSSSSSSVIQLGGGSISGSRAIDRYNPIIRDSRRTGPKSISAPCSARLPISPKPQSKNRKSTSKESKRSKGVSKKLVIDKDDEKRKSSVEAKENIKTSSWSCKKPGEFITPPGSSRYLLSEKNLLDALSDFDPVLKLVDSSSSTTSVVEDVKTETDESCPPPPSSTNQVVVLRVSLHCRGCEKKMRKHISRMQGVRSFNIDFAAKKVTVTGDVTPLGVLASISKVKNAQLWTPTLASSVPTPKVNLSNSELKNNDKQMVLSHEKVENVSPSTTIQLM; via the exons atgaaagataTGTTCTGTGCTTCTCAAGCTGCTACAGCAATATGCCTTAGCATGGAAGAATTAggctcttcctcttcttcctcctctgtTATCCAACTCGGCGGCGGCAGCATTTCCGGCAGCCGTGCAATCGATCG gTACAACCCGATAATCAGAGATTCACGAAGAACGGGTCCTAAATCCATTTCTGCACCTTGCTCTGCTCGTTTGCCAATTTCTCCGAAACCACAGAGCAAGAACAGAAAATCAACTTCGAAAGAATCGAAGAGATCAAAGGGCGTCTCAAAAAAATTAGTGATAGATAAAGATGATGAGAAAAGAAAGAGCAGTGTTGAAGCAAAAGAGAATATTAAGACAAGTAGTTGGAGCTGCAAAAAGCCTGGTGAATTTATAACTCCACCAGGTTCATCTAGGTATCTTTTAAGTGAGAAGAATTTGTTGGATGCTTTATCAGATTTTGACCCTGTTCTCAAGTTGGTTGATTCTAGTAGTAGTACCACCTCTGTGGTGGAAGATGTGAAAACAGAGACAGATGAATCTtgtcctcctcctccttcttctacTAATCAG GTGGTTGTTCTAAGAGTTTCACTTCACTGTAGAGGATGTGAAAAGAAGATGAGGAAACACATCTCTAGAATGCAAG GTGTGAGATCTTTCAACATAGATTTTGCTGCTAAGAAGGTGACAGTAACTGGGGATGTGACACCATTAGGTGTTCTTGCAAGCATTTCCAAGGTGAAAAATGCACAGCTTTGGACACCAACACTGGCATCTTCTGTCCCTACACCCAAAGTTAATTTGAGTAATTCTGAGTTGAAGAATAATGACAAGCAGATGGTGTTGTCTCATGAAAAGGTAGAAAATGTTTCTCCAAGTACAACAATTCAACTAAtgtaa